In a genomic window of Glycine max cultivar Williams 82 chromosome 13, Glycine_max_v4.0, whole genome shotgun sequence:
- the LOC100782101 gene encoding putative callose synthase 8 isoform X1 translates to MSEIVPAEPIGGIYFERGETSTASASASETPHVTLAITNGSNNVEYVPEPFDSERLPTVFASEIQRFLRVANLLGKEEPRVAYLCRVHAFVIAHNLDKNSSGRGVRQFKTSLLHRLEQDEHVTKKKGTSDIRELKNVYRAYRDYYIRHEKAFDLEQSRRERLINARDIATVMFEVLKTVTDPASSQALIQGNAIHKKTEFSILPLEQGCIQHAIMQKSEIKAAIAVIRNVRGLPPVQDFKKDGAFVDLFDFLQHCFGFQEANVANQREHLILLLANMQTRQTHNQTSVLKLGEGGVDELMRKFFKNYTNWCKFLERKSNIRLPLVKQEAQQYKILYIGLYLLIWGETANLRFMPECLCYIFHHMAYELHGILSGAISLTTWEKVMPAYGGETESFLNNVVTPIYTVIRQEVANSKGGAADYSVWRNYDDLNEYFWSPDCFKIGWPMRLDHDFFFVKPRNKPEPDVKNALVVSPGKTKEKKKREKRDEEEPEDTREEIHEQQWLGKTNFVEIRSFWQIFRCFDRMWSFFILSLQAIIIIACHDLGSPLQLLDAVVFEDIITIFITSAYLKLIQAILDVAFMWKARYTMESSQKVKLVVKLVLATIWTIVLPVCYANSRRKYTCYSTKYGSLVEEWCFTSYMVAAAIYLTTNAVEVLLFFVPAVAKYIEVSNYKICKVLSWWTQPRIYVGRGMQEDQVSVFKYTLFWILVLSCKFVFSYSFEIKPLIAPTRQIMKIGVKKYEWHELFPKVKSNAGAIVAVWSPVVIVYFMDTQIWYSVFCTIIGGLYGVLHHLGEIRTLGMLRSKFDSLPSAFNVCLIPPSSKRGKKKRKGLLSNIFQKLPDEKNATAKFVVVWNQIVNHLRLEDLISNREMDLMMMPVSSELFSAKVRWPVFLLANKFSTALTIAKDFEGKEEILVKKITKDKYMFYAVRECYQSLKYVLEILVVGSIEKRIICDILSKIEKHIQETSLLKNFNLKVLPALHAKVVELAELLMEGDKDHQHKVVKALLDVFELVTNEMMFDSRILDMFHFPEQNECGFVYFRNDDQLFDSVEMNRDFYPFAKENSIHFPLPESGPLMEKIKRFHLLLTVKDTAMDVPSNLDARRRISFFATSLFTDMPDAPKVHNMMPFCVITPHYIEDINFSLKELGSDKEEDSIIFYMQKIYPDEWTNFLERMGCDNRKSLEDEHKTEDLRLWASFRGQTLSRTVRGMMYYREALKLQAFLDMAEEEDILEGYETAERGNRALFARLEALADMKYTYVISCQSFASQKASNDPRYQDMIDLMIRYPSLRVAYVEEKEEIVQGKPHKVYSSKLVKVVNGYEQTIYQIKLPGPPHLGEGKPENQNNAIIFTRGEALQTIDMNQDNYLEEALKMRNLLQEFLRRQGRRPPTILGLREHIFTGSVSSLAGFMSYQETSFVTIGQRVLANPLRVRFHYGHPDVFDRVFHITRGGISKASKTINLSEDVFAGFNSTLRRGCISYHEYLQIGKGRDVALNQISKFEAKVANGNCEQTISRDMFRLGRQFDFFRMLSCYFTTVGFYFSSLISVIGIYVFLYGQLYLVLSGLERALIIEARIKNVQSLETALASQSFIQLGLLTGLPMVMEIGLERGFLTALKDFVLMQLQLAAVFFTFALGTKTHYYGRTLLHGGAKYRPTGRKVVFHASFTENYRLYSRSHFVKAFELLLLLIVYNMFRRSYQSSMAYVLITYAIWFMSLTWLCAPFLFNPAGFSWTKTVDDWKEWNKWIRQQGGIGIQQDRSWHSWWHDEQAHLRWSGFGSRLTEVLLSLRFFIYQYGLVYHLDISQHSKNFLVYVLSWIVIVAIFLLVKAVNMGRQLLSANYQLGFRLFKAFLFLAVLAIIFTLSVICELSLTDIFVCCLAFMPTAWGLIMIAQAARPKIEHTGLWDFTRALAREFDYGMGIVLFGPIAILAWLPIIKAFHARFLFNEAFKRHLQIQPILSGKKKKHRT, encoded by the exons ATGTCAGAGATTGTGCCTGCAGAACCCATTGGTGGCATCTATTTCGAGCGAGGAGAGACATCAACAGCATCAGCATCAGCATCAGAGACACCCCATGTCACGTTGGCCATTACCAATGGAAGCAACAACGTTGAATATGTTCCAGAACCGTTTGACAGTGAAAGGTTGCCAACAGTTTTTGCTTCTGAAATCCAAAGGTTCCTTCGAGTGGCCAACTTGCTTGGAAAGGAAGAGCCTCGTGTTGCTTATCTTT GCCGTGTTCATGCCTTTGTGATTGCACACAACTTGGACAAAAATTCTAGTGGAAGGGGTGTTAGACAATTCAAAACTTCACTACTTCATCGACTTGAACAG GATGAGCATGTTACGAAAAAGAAGGGAACAAGTGACATTCGTGAACTTAAAAATGTTTACCGTGCTTACAGGGACTATTATATCAGACATGAGAAAGCATTTGATCTAGAACAAAG TCGAAGGGAGAGATTGATAAATGCCCGAGATATTGCTACTGTTATGTTTGAGGTGCTAAAGACAGTTACAGATCCAGCTAGTTCCCAG gCGCTTATCCAAGGAAATGCAATCCATAAAAAAACTGAATTTAGCATCCTTCCACTTGAGCAAGGATGCATTCAGCATGCGATTATGCAGAAGTCTGAG ATTAAGGCTGCCATTGCAGTTATTCGCAATGTTCGTGGTTTACCCCCAGTGCAAGATTTCAAGAAGGACGGAGCCTTTGTGGATCTATTTGATTTTCTTCAGCATTGTTTTGGATTCCAG GAAGCCAATGTGGCCAACCAAAGGGAACATCTTATTCTACTCTTAGCCAATATGCAGACTCGTCAAACTCACAACCAGACATCTGTTTTGAAG TTAGGGGAAGGAGGTGTAGATGAATTGATgagaaagtttttcaaaaactatacAAACTGGTGCAAGTTTTTGGAAAGGAAAAGCAATATTCG TTTACCTTTAGTGAAGCAGGAAGCccaacaatataaaattttatacattGGGCTTTACCTTCTCATATGGGGGGAGACAGCTAATTTGCGGTTCATGCCAGAATGTCTCTGCTATATTTTTCATCAT ATGGCATATGAATTGCATGGAATTTTAAGTGGTGCTATCAGCTTAACAACATGGGAAAAGGTCATGCCGGCATATGGAGGAGAAACAGAGTCTTTCCTTAACAATGTTGTCACCCCAATATACACCGTTATAAGACAG GAAGTTGCCAATAGCAAAGGAGGGGCGGCTGATTATTCTGTATGGAGAAACTATGATGATCTTAATGAGTATTTCTG GTCCCCTGATTGTTTCAAAATTGGTTGGCCCATGCGTCTGGACCatgactttttctttgtaaagccTAGAAATAAACCAGAACCAGATGTCAAGAATGCTCTTGTTGTGTCACCTGGTaaaacaaaagagaagaaaaagagagaaaagagggaTGAAGAAGAACCAGAG GATACAAGGGAGGAAATCCATGAACAACAATGGCTAGGAAAGACAAATTTTGTAGAGATCCGTTCATTCTGGCAAATTTTTAGATGCTTTGATAGAATGTGGAGCTTTTTTATTCTATCCCTTCAG GCCATAATAATCATTGCTTGTCATGACTTGGGATCTCCACTGCAGTTATTAGATGCTGTAGTATTTGAGGACATAATTACCATCTTCATTACCTCTGCATATCTTAAACTTATTCAAG CAATTTTAGACGTTGCTTTTATGTGGAAAGCAAGATATACCATGGAATCTTCTCAAAAGGTGAAACTTGTGGTGAAGCTGGTCTTAGCTACTATATGGACTATTGTTCTTCCTGTATGCTATgctaattcaagaagaaaatatacttgctaTTCCACAAAGTATGGAAGCTTGGTTGAGGAATGGTGCTTTACTTCCTATATGGTTGCAGCAGCAATATATCTGACAACTAATGCAGTTgaagttttgttattttttgtccCTGCTGTTGCTAAGTATATTGAGGTCTCTAATTACAAGATATGCAAAGTTTTGTCTTGGTGGACTCAG CCTAGAATCTATGTTGGTCGGGGGATGCAAGAAGACCAGGTTTCAGTTTTTAA GTACACATTGTTTTGGATATTGGTGTTATCATGTAAATTTGTGTTTAGCTACAGTTTTGAG ATAAAACCACTCATAGCACCTACCAGACAGATTATGAAAATTGGTGTAAAGAAGTATGAATGGCATGAGCTTTTTCCAAAAG TCAAAAGTAATGCAGGTGCAATTGTGGCTGTATGGAGCCCTGTAGTAATT GTATATTTTATGGACACACAAATTTGGTATTCTGTTTTCTGTACAATAATTGGTGGACTTTATGGTGTTTTGCATCACCTTGGTGAG ATAAGGACACTTGGAATGCTGAGAAGTAAATTTGATTCCTTACCTTCAGCATTTAATGTCTGTCTTATCCCACCATCTTCCAAACgtggtaaaaagaaaagaaaaggtctCCTCAGCAATATATTTCAAAAG TTGCCGGATGAAAAAAATGCCACTGCCAAATTTGTTGTGGTATGGAATCAAATTGTAAATCATCTTCGTCTTGAAGACTTAATTAGTAACAG AGAGATGGATTTGATGATGATGCCTGTGTCTTCAGAATTGTTTTCTGCTAAGGTTCGTTGGCCTGTTTTCCTATTAGCAAATAAG TTTTCTACAGCTTTGACCATTGCTAAAGATTTTGAGGGAAAGGAAGAGATTCTTGTCAAGAAAATTACAAAAGACAAATACATGTTTTATGCCGTAAGAGAGTGTTACCAGTCACTGAAATACGTGCTTGAAATTCTTGTTGTGGGTAGCATTGagaaaag GATCATATGTGATATACTAAGCAAAATTGAAAAGCATATCCAAGAAACAAGTCTTCTAAAGAACTTTAACTTGAAAGTTCTCCCAGCTCTACATGCTAAAGTTGTTGAGCTAGCTGAACTTCTG ATGGAGGGAGATAAAGACCATCAGCACAAAGTTGTGAAGGCCTTGCTAGATGTGTTTGAACTTGTAACAAATGAGATGATGTTTGATTCCAG AATATTGGATATGTTCCACTTTCCCGAACAAAATGAGTGTGGCTTTGTCTATTTTAGAAATGATGATCAACTATTTGACAGTGTGGAAATGAATAGAGATTTCTATCCATTTGCCAAAGAGAATTCCATCCATTTTCCATTGCCAGAAAGTGGTCCTCTGATGGAAAAG ATCAAGCGTTTCCATTTGTTGCTTACAGTAAAAGATACAGCGATGGATGTGCCTTCAAACTTAGATGCCCGTAGGCGCATATCATTCTTTGCTACTTCTCTGTTTACAGATATGCCTGATGCTCCAAAAGTGCACAATATGATGCCATTCTG TGTTATAACTCCACATTACATCGAGGACATTAATTTTTCGCTTAAGGAGCTTGGTTCAGATAAAGAGGAGGActccatcatcttctacatGCAAAAGATATATCCAG ATGAATGGACAAATTTTTTGGAACGTATGGGTTGTGATAACCGTAAGAGTTTAGAAGATGAACACAAAACAGAAGATCTTAGACTGTGGGCTTCATTTCGGGGTCAGACACTAAGCAGAACAG TTAGAGGGATGATGTACTACAGAGAAGCCTTAAAATTACAAGCATTCCTTGACATGGCTGAAGAAGAAG ATATTCTTGAGGGCTATGAGACTGCTGAAAGAGGTAACCGGGCATTGTTTGCTCGTCTAGAAGCACTAGCAGACATGAAATACACCTATGTCATTTCCTGTCAATCATTTGCATCACAAAAGGCTTCAAATGATCCTCGTTATCAAGATATGATCGACTTGATGATAAG GTATCCATCTCTTCGTGTTGCTTATGTTGAGGAAAAAGAGGAGATAGTGCAGGGTAAACCTCACAAAGTATATTCATCTAAACTGGTTAAAGTTGTCAATGGTTATGAACAG acaatatatcaaataaaactaCCAGGCCCACCACATCTTGGAGAAGGGAAGCCTGAAAACCAAAACAATGCAATAATATTCACTCGTGGTGAAGCACTCCAAACAATTGATATGAACCAA GATAATTACTTGGAAGAAGCTCTTAAAATGAGAAACCTTCTCCAAGAATTTCTTCGGCGCCAAGGAAGGCGTCCTCCTACAATACTTGGTTTAAGGGAACACATTTTCACAGGAAG TGTGTCTTCTCTGGCTGGGTTCATGTCATATCAAGAGACCAGCTTTGTAACTATTGGTCAAAGGGTTCTGGCTAATCCTCTCAG GGTGCGGTTCCACTATGGCCATCCAGATGTATTTGATAGGGTTTTTCATATCACGAGAGGAGGAATAAGCAAAGCATCTAAAACAATTAACTTGAGTGAGGATGTTTTTGCTG GATTTAATTCAACTTTAAGACGGGGATGTATTTCCTACCATGAATACTTGCAAATTGGCAAAGGTCGTGATGTAGCTCTAAACCAGATCTCAAAATTTGAAGCCAAGGTAGCAAATGGAAACTGTGAGCAAACTATAAGCCGTGACATGTTTCGCCTTGGGCGGCAATTTGATTTTTTCCGGATGCTATCATGCTATTTCACTACAGTTGGATTTTACTTCAGCAGCTTG ATTTCAGTGATAGGAATCTATGTATTTCTCTACGGGCAGTTATACCTGGTTCTTAGTGGATTGGAAAGAGCACTTATCATTGAGGCTCGAATCAAGAATGTACAGTCCTTAGAAACGGCTCTTGCCTCCCAGTCATTCATACAACTTGGACTTCTGACAGGCTTACCCATGGTGATGGAAATAGGACTTGAAAGAGGTTTCCTCACAGCCCTAAAGGACTTTGTCCTTATGCAATTGCAATTGGCTGCTGTTTTCTTCACTTTCGCCCTAGGAACGAAAACACATTACTATGGCCGAACGCTTTTGCACGGGGGTGCAAAGTACAGACCGACAGGGCGCAAAGTTGTATTCCATGCTAGCTTCACTGAGAATTACAGATTGTATTCAAGAAGCCACTTTGTTAAGGCATTTGAGCTATTGCTGCTGTTGATTGTTTATAACATGTTCAGGAGGTCCTATCAAAGTAGCATGGCATACGTGTTGATAACATATGCCATTTGGTTCATGTCATTGACTTGGTTGTGTGCACCTTTTCTTTTTAACCCTGCTGGGTTCAGTTGGACCAAGACAGTAGATGATTGGAAAGAGTGGAATAAATGGATCAGACAACAGGGTGGTATAGGAATTCAACAAGATAGAAGTTGGCATTCTTGGTGGCACGATGAGCAAGCTCATCTTCGCTGGTCAGGTTTTGGCTCTAGGTTGACTGAAGTATTGCTTTCTCTTCGTTTTTTCATCTATCAGTATGGTTTGGTCTATCACCTAGACATCTCTCAGCATAGCAAAAATTTTCTTGTTTATGTCCTTTCTTGGATTGTGATTGTTGCAATTTTCCTCTTGGTGAAG GCTGTTAACATGGGAAGGCAACTACTCAGTGCTAATTATCAGCTTGGATTCAGACTTTTCAAAGCATTCTTGTTCCTGGCTGTTCTTGCCATCATCTTTACTCTTTCTGTTATATGCGAGTTGTCGTTGACGGACATTTTCGTTTGCTGTCTAGCATTCATGCCAACCGCGTGGGGATTGATAATG ATTGCACAAGCTGCAAGGCCAAAAATAGAGCACACAGGGTTGTGGGACTTCACACGTGCACTTGCTAGAGAATTTGATTATGGAATGGGGATAGTTCTTTTTGGACCTATTGCTATTTTGGCGTGGTTGCCAATCATTAAAGCCTTCCATGCTCGTTTTCTTTTCAATGAGGCATTCAAAAGGCACTTGCAAATCCAACCAATTCTAtcaggaaaaaagaagaagcacaGAACTTGA